Proteins found in one Erythrobacter sp. 3-20A1M genomic segment:
- a CDS encoding LexA family transcriptional regulator, which yields MTALRLTQLDWTAVPREIPLLLVSTPAGFPSPAQDDMEEPIDLGAWLIDKPAASYIMRVDGHSMEGAGIADGDLIVVSRAERPSPGRIVVALVHGERTLKRLRKMDGRLWLVPEADGYPHTLVDEYVEIWGVVVGLARKYP from the coding sequence GTGACCGCGCTTCGCCTGACGCAGCTCGACTGGACCGCGGTCCCGCGCGAAATACCGCTGCTGCTTGTCAGCACGCCTGCCGGGTTTCCTTCGCCTGCCCAGGACGACATGGAGGAGCCGATCGACCTGGGCGCGTGGCTGATCGACAAGCCTGCGGCGTCCTACATCATGCGGGTCGATGGGCATTCGATGGAAGGTGCCGGTATCGCCGACGGCGATCTGATCGTGGTCAGCCGCGCCGAACGACCGTCGCCCGGCCGGATCGTGGTCGCGCTCGTCCACGGCGAGCGGACCTTGAAGCGTCTCAGGAAGATGGATGGCCGGCTCTGGCTCGTCCCCGAAGCCGACGGCTATCCGCACACACTGGTTGACGAGTATGTCGAGATCTGGGGTGTGGTGGTGGGCCTTGCCCGCAAATATCCGTGA
- a CDS encoding thermonuclease family protein — MRWILALSLAIVSVPAFAQIIMSGPATAVDGDTLHMTGERIRLFGIDAPEADQTCQRGGAVWRCGEDASRMMAALVAGKPVECTQRDRDDYGRMVAVCRAGRTDVAQAMIDAGMAVALPHFTTDYVDAEAAAKARGVGLWGSAFEMPGAYRAAHPQQYAKPASQAQPSQASTATRQPVRRDVYYRNCAAARAAGAAPLYRGQPGYRSGMDGDGDGIACEPYRGH; from the coding sequence ATGCGCTGGATCCTCGCTCTCTCGCTCGCGATCGTATCGGTCCCGGCGTTTGCCCAGATCATCATGTCGGGCCCTGCCACCGCGGTCGATGGCGATACGCTGCACATGACCGGCGAGCGCATCCGTCTGTTCGGCATCGACGCGCCTGAGGCGGACCAGACCTGCCAGCGTGGCGGCGCGGTCTGGCGCTGCGGCGAGGATGCCAGCCGGATGATGGCGGCGCTCGTTGCCGGAAAGCCGGTCGAGTGCACCCAGCGCGACCGGGATGATTACGGCCGGATGGTTGCGGTTTGCCGGGCCGGGCGAACGGATGTCGCGCAAGCGATGATCGACGCCGGGATGGCTGTTGCCCTTCCGCACTTTACCACCGACTATGTCGATGCCGAGGCGGCGGCGAAAGCGCGCGGTGTGGGGCTGTGGGGGTCGGCCTTCGAGATGCCAGGCGCCTACCGCGCAGCGCATCCGCAGCAATATGCCAAGCCCGCCTCGCAGGCTCAGCCGTCTCAGGCGAGCACCGCCACACGCCAGCCTGTTCGTCGCGATGTCTATTACCGCAATTGCGCAGCGGCCCGTGCCGCTGGCGCGGCGCCGCTCTATCGCGGCCAGCCGGGCTACCGTAGCGGCATGGACGGCGACGGCGACGGGATAGCTTGCGAGCCTTACCGGGGCCATTAG
- a CDS encoding SOS response-associated peptidase — MCNLYRMRSSVDEMRQVFGAFQGDRANLKPRDEIYPDQSAPVLRMVDGTLTLDEIEWGVPPPASGSRPVTNVRNLSSPFWRPMLSNPDQRCLVPWTQFCEWTGEKGTKRKVWFERTDTPVSAFAGLWRQTSDGPHMAFLTTQANETVGAIHPKAMPVLLETDTHEAWLTGDYDAATALARPFDDERMMIMS, encoded by the coding sequence ATGTGCAACCTCTACCGCATGCGTTCGAGCGTCGACGAGATGCGCCAGGTGTTCGGCGCGTTCCAAGGCGACCGCGCCAACCTCAAACCGCGCGACGAGATCTACCCCGACCAATCGGCTCCGGTCCTGCGCATGGTCGACGGCACGCTGACATTGGACGAGATCGAATGGGGCGTGCCACCGCCTGCGAGCGGATCGCGTCCCGTCACCAATGTCCGCAACCTGTCGAGCCCATTCTGGCGTCCGATGTTGTCGAACCCCGACCAGCGCTGCCTCGTGCCCTGGACGCAGTTCTGCGAATGGACCGGCGAGAAGGGCACAAAGCGCAAGGTCTGGTTCGAACGGACCGACACGCCCGTATCGGCGTTTGCTGGGCTATGGCGCCAGACGAGCGACGGGCCGCACATGGCGTTCCTGACGACGCAGGCGAACGAAACCGTCGGCGCGATCCACCCCAAGGCGATGCCGGTGCTGCTCGAGACCGATACACACGAGGCATGGCTCACTGGCGATTACGATGCCGCCACCGCGCTCGCCCGACCATTCGATGACGAACGGATGATGATCATGTCATGA